One Candidatus Nitrososphaera evergladensis SR1 genomic window carries:
- a CDS encoding ester cyclase: MSEATAHDNQPSNLEKNKQLVRNFIEDTLNRHDVATADKYLGQIPIRNNNQQAMGTEGFKEHRKRFFQEFPDSHTTIDHIVAEDDRVLVMLTTTATNKQTGKRVTIKSADLYRIENGKIAEHWDVVDRSGMA, from the coding sequence ATGAGCGAAGCAACGGCTCATGATAATCAACCGTCCAACTTGGAAAAGAACAAACAACTTGTGCGCAACTTTATCGAAGATACATTGAACAGGCACGACGTTGCAACTGCTGACAAGTACCTTGGACAAATCCCAATACGAAACAATAATCAGCAGGCAATGGGGACAGAGGGTTTTAAGGAACACCGCAAAAGATTCTTTCAGGAATTTCCAGATTCGCATACAACAATAGATCATATTGTTGCCGAAGATGACAGGGTGCTTGTCATGCTGACCACGACTGCCACCAACAAGCAAACAGGCAAAAGAGTTACCATAAAATCTGCCGACCTGTACAGGATTGAGAATGGCAAGATTGCAGAGCACTGGGACGTGGTGGACAGGTCGGGAATGGCGTGA
- a CDS encoding site-2 protease family protein: MEQQRKVRAEVKLPLILIHTPFGLDFFDKVARAPGAKAWAKVNTYLMPAITVLAIFLIIGSLAVLFANSEARTSIRGVGPTANLLIPGLNPYLPITYGWAALVITIIIHEAGHGIIARVYNIRVDSTGLVLFLGIPIGAFVNIERDELAKATFKQKSAVLTAGPLNNMILAGASLLALFLVMTTLSPLPPAPGEPQFGVAVVSVNPDSLAQSIGLPQGAVIQEVAGQQVRKIEDLGPMLRANLGQTIDITWVERSTGDGNIASFATVTKSVTLPDAVEPGKGTLGIGVATLDTTGAVLERYKGAFGSNPLAILLPPTIQEGVVPYSDLMTPKYESTIGPVWSPLANMLFWLWFVNFNVGIFNALPIGPLDGGQLYSALIEKKIKSQVMAKNAATMLTILMAVIVAAAILLPYVM, from the coding sequence TTGGAACAGCAAAGAAAGGTGCGCGCAGAGGTCAAGCTGCCACTCATACTTATCCACACCCCGTTTGGTCTGGACTTCTTTGACAAGGTGGCCAGGGCTCCGGGGGCAAAAGCGTGGGCCAAGGTAAACACGTACCTCATGCCTGCCATAACTGTCCTTGCTATTTTTCTCATAATAGGCTCCCTTGCCGTGCTCTTTGCAAACTCGGAAGCAAGGACCAGCATCCGCGGAGTCGGACCGACGGCAAACCTGCTCATACCCGGCCTCAACCCGTACCTGCCCATAACATACGGATGGGCCGCCCTTGTGATAACCATCATAATCCACGAGGCAGGCCACGGCATAATTGCGCGAGTGTACAACATCCGCGTGGATTCGACAGGGCTTGTGCTGTTTTTGGGAATACCGATAGGCGCATTTGTCAACATTGAAAGGGATGAGCTTGCCAAGGCCACGTTCAAGCAAAAGAGCGCGGTGCTTACGGCCGGCCCTCTCAACAACATGATACTTGCAGGCGCCTCGCTCCTCGCGCTTTTTCTGGTGATGACCACTCTTTCCCCGCTACCGCCAGCTCCCGGCGAGCCCCAGTTCGGAGTAGCCGTGGTCAGCGTCAATCCCGACTCGCTTGCCCAGTCCATAGGGCTCCCGCAGGGCGCCGTCATACAGGAGGTGGCAGGCCAGCAGGTAAGGAAGATCGAGGATCTCGGCCCCATGCTTCGCGCCAACCTTGGCCAGACCATAGACATTACCTGGGTCGAGAGGTCCACTGGCGACGGCAATATCGCTTCTTTTGCGACAGTGACAAAGTCAGTGACACTTCCTGATGCAGTAGAGCCGGGCAAGGGCACACTTGGCATTGGCGTGGCAACCTTGGATACCACTGGCGCGGTCCTTGAGAGGTACAAGGGCGCGTTTGGTTCAAACCCGCTTGCAATACTCCTCCCGCCAACCATACAGGAGGGAGTAGTGCCGTACTCTGACCTGATGACGCCAAAGTACGAGTCAACCATCGGCCCAGTGTGGTCGCCGCTTGCAAACATGCTGTTCTGGCTGTGGTTTGTCAACTTTAACGTCGGCATATTCAACGCGCTCCCGATTGGCCCGCTTGACGGAGGCCAGCTGTACAGCGCACTTATCGAAAAGAAGATCAAGTCGCAGGTGATGGCCAAAAACGCTGCCACGATGCTCACGATACTGATGGCAGTAATCGTAGCGGCGGCGATACTGCTCCCGTACGTGATGTAG
- a CDS encoding ABC transporter permease yields the protein MSAMLPVRQACLIAYSTGILWLQRNPMSLVFTAISPFSLLFVLFVVSNGQYTHYAVAGSLVMALVGYGLALGQDISFYKTEYKIQDIFVASPVSPLTYMMGLALSELLFGLPALTVLAALVVYFGAPLTAIPLLIATIVLLWSSMSAMGFFLSSHMLHMRNATQVISFVNVVLAVLPPIFYPVTNLPSDSLRYLSYAVPTTHASIMFQDIMGLPTPADWSLGLGFAVQVAYLVGFVTLAKTKAIWREA from the coding sequence ATGAGTGCCATGCTCCCTGTCAGGCAGGCGTGCCTGATTGCGTACTCGACAGGCATACTGTGGCTGCAGAGAAACCCGATGTCGCTTGTCTTTACCGCAATAAGCCCGTTCTCGCTCCTGTTCGTGCTCTTTGTGGTCAGCAACGGCCAGTACACGCATTATGCGGTGGCAGGGAGCCTCGTCATGGCCCTCGTAGGATATGGCCTTGCGCTTGGGCAGGACATCTCGTTTTACAAGACAGAATACAAGATACAGGACATCTTTGTCGCCTCGCCCGTTTCGCCCCTGACGTACATGATGGGCCTTGCGCTCTCTGAACTGCTGTTTGGCCTGCCGGCGCTGACAGTACTTGCCGCGCTCGTCGTGTACTTTGGCGCACCGCTGACAGCGATACCGCTCTTGATAGCGACAATAGTGCTCCTGTGGAGCTCCATGTCTGCGATGGGCTTCTTTTTGTCGTCGCACATGCTGCACATGCGCAACGCAACGCAGGTGATATCGTTTGTAAACGTCGTCCTTGCTGTCCTGCCTCCGATATTCTACCCAGTCACGAACCTGCCAAGCGACAGCCTGCGCTACCTGTCGTACGCGGTGCCGACAACGCACGCGTCGATAATGTTTCAAGACATCATGGGCCTGCCGACGCCTGCAGACTGGTCGCTTGGACTTGGATTTGCAGTGCAGGTCGCGTACCTGGTGGGGTTTGTCACGCTGGCAAAGACAAAGGCGATTTGGCGGGAAGCATGA
- the purS gene encoding phosphoribosylformylglycinamidine synthase subunit PurS, with product MARASNGKFLVQVIIENKPYINDPEGETIHRDLVVKGGYSDVKAVRSAKMLKMTVNAGSEKEAEKTVQKLCEELRIFNPVVSNCTIKAQKAD from the coding sequence ATGGCGCGAGCTAGCAACGGTAAATTCCTGGTGCAGGTCATCATAGAGAACAAGCCCTACATCAACGACCCAGAAGGCGAGACCATCCACCGCGACCTTGTTGTCAAGGGCGGCTATTCCGACGTCAAGGCTGTCAGGTCCGCCAAGATGCTAAAGATGACGGTGAACGCCGGCTCGGAAAAAGAGGCTGAAAAGACCGTGCAAAAGCTCTGCGAGGAGCTGCGCATATTCAACCCCGTTGTCAGCAACTGCACCATAAAGGCGCAAAAGGCCGACTAG
- a CDS encoding winged helix-turn-helix transcriptional regulator, which yields MDSKDFQLLVALEDNARQSYRSLGRRVLLSAPSVRDRLGSLKRKGVLQGFMLSIDPGVFGRDDLLLFFRGDFTRQAVLAALAAPDVSWAAWKLDERVTVGMWTKDERKAANTLADILGTRPSGRALTPRKKKEKRLAPVSIIDLSIMDALVDDPRLPFGELVKSTGLSPKTVRKHLELLLETKTISIEPLLGALTDSGKLIYQLLVAGTVGMSEVRRIMGETALTHQTQEPPMKYMLCMGGSLTEVIAKTRALEKVSGVESVTISLNREVLVSTDLRHSLIREEIKKLEKDRAT from the coding sequence TTGGACTCTAAGGACTTTCAGCTGCTTGTGGCGCTTGAGGATAACGCGCGTCAGAGTTACCGGTCGCTTGGCCGGCGAGTCTTGCTCTCTGCTCCTTCGGTCCGGGACCGGCTTGGGAGCCTGAAGCGCAAGGGGGTCTTGCAAGGGTTCATGCTGTCGATAGACCCGGGCGTATTTGGCCGCGACGACCTTTTGCTATTCTTCCGGGGCGACTTTACGCGGCAGGCGGTGCTGGCGGCACTTGCAGCGCCAGACGTGTCCTGGGCGGCCTGGAAACTGGACGAGCGCGTGACCGTGGGGATGTGGACAAAGGATGAGCGCAAGGCTGCAAACACCCTTGCAGATATCCTTGGAACCAGACCGTCGGGGCGGGCTTTAACGCCGCGCAAGAAAAAGGAAAAGAGGCTTGCGCCGGTCTCGATTATCGACCTTTCCATAATGGATGCATTGGTAGACGATCCCAGGCTGCCATTTGGCGAACTTGTCAAATCTACAGGCCTGAGCCCAAAAACTGTACGCAAGCACCTTGAGCTACTTCTGGAGACGAAGACGATTTCCATAGAGCCCCTTCTTGGAGCGCTGACAGACTCCGGCAAGTTGATTTATCAGCTGCTGGTCGCCGGGACGGTCGGCATGAGCGAAGTGCGAAGGATAATGGGCGAGACTGCTCTGACTCACCAGACGCAGGAACCTCCGATGAAGTACATGCTCTGCATGGGAGGCTCTTTGACCGAAGTGATAGCCAAGACCCGGGCGCTGGAGAAGGTTTCGGGAGTCGAGTCTGTCACGATATCCCTGAATCGGGAAGTGCTGGTCTCCACCGACCTCCGGCACTCTCTGATCAGGGAGGAGATTAAAAAGCTGGAAAAGGACAGAGCGACCTAG
- the purQ gene encoding phosphoribosylformylglycinamidine synthase subunit PurQ, whose product MKIGIAVFPGSNCDRDVHHVLNKVVGIQADFIWHTKDRISGYDAMVIPGGFAFGDRLRAGIIAAHSPIVQEVKRMAKDGMPVLGICNGFQILVESGLLPGALMMNDSLRFVCRWTKVKVENNRTPFTGQFAKRQVFDIPVAHGEGRYVADSAILKELRKKNQVVLQYSNDDPNGSTDLIAAICNEQGNVMGMMPHPERASESLLSATGANDAITVFRSLASYLEKEQKAVA is encoded by the coding sequence ATGAAGATCGGCATTGCCGTTTTCCCCGGTAGCAACTGCGACCGCGACGTCCACCACGTCCTGAACAAGGTTGTCGGGATTCAGGCCGACTTTATCTGGCACACAAAGGACCGCATATCCGGCTATGACGCCATGGTCATTCCCGGCGGCTTTGCGTTTGGCGACCGGCTGCGCGCCGGGATCATCGCCGCGCACAGCCCAATCGTGCAGGAGGTAAAGAGGATGGCAAAGGACGGTATGCCCGTGCTTGGGATATGCAACGGCTTTCAGATACTCGTTGAATCTGGGCTGCTGCCGGGCGCGCTAATGATGAACGACTCTCTCCGTTTTGTCTGCCGGTGGACAAAGGTCAAGGTGGAAAACAACAGGACGCCTTTTACCGGCCAGTTTGCAAAAAGGCAGGTGTTTGACATACCGGTCGCGCACGGCGAGGGGCGCTACGTGGCCGACTCGGCAATCCTAAAAGAGCTGAGGAAAAAGAACCAGGTTGTCTTGCAGTATTCAAACGACGACCCCAACGGCTCGACTGACCTGATAGCAGCAATATGCAACGAGCAGGGAAACGTCATGGGCATGATGCCCCACCCAGAGCGGGCAAGCGAAAGCCTGCTTTCTGCCACGGGCGCAAACGACGCGATCACGGTTTTCCGGTCGCTTGCCAGCTATCTTGAAAAAGAGCAAAAGGCGGTTGCGTGA
- a CDS encoding nuclear transport factor 2 family protein — translation MQKNIGSVNNAKQVVMSFVEALGNQDYKSARSYASDNMSFLGPLASHDSADAYFKDMERLRLPKFEIKKVVADGNDVCLFYDLNVGTPPVAVFVCGWYHVNDEGKISSLRVVFDPRHFLQQQQQKK, via the coding sequence ATGCAAAAAAATATCGGATCTGTAAATAACGCAAAGCAAGTCGTGATGTCGTTTGTCGAGGCTCTTGGGAACCAGGATTACAAATCTGCGAGAAGCTATGCAAGCGATAACATGTCGTTTCTGGGGCCCCTTGCTTCGCATGACAGCGCTGACGCATACTTTAAGGACATGGAACGCCTGCGCCTGCCAAAATTTGAGATCAAGAAGGTAGTTGCGGATGGCAACGATGTCTGTCTGTTCTACGACCTGAACGTCGGCACTCCGCCTGTGGCCGTTTTCGTATGCGGTTGGTACCACGTAAACGATGAGGGGAAAATAAGTTCGCTCAGGGTGGTTTTCGATCCGCGACACTTCCTTCAACAACAGCAGCAGAAAAAATAA
- a CDS encoding AsnC family transcriptional regulator, producing the protein MDSKDFQLLVALDDNARQSYQSLGRQVLLSAPAVRDRLKRLKSKRVLQGFNLMINPSVFDRIGLVLFFNGDFQRKTALAALAAPDTSWVRLKLDGQMIVGLWTKDEDKSADHLANILGTKPSGRIFTPRKKCAPVSITDLSIMDALVDDPKMPFGELLKTTGLSPKTVRKHLNLLLETKTISIVPLLGALADSGELIYPLVITGTVGMSEVQRIMGETALLRDIQEPPMKYVLCRSNSLADVTAKVRALEKVSGVKSVEISLNREVMVSTDLRHSLIREKIKELEMVRVETS; encoded by the coding sequence GTGGACTCTAAGGACTTTCAGCTGCTTGTGGCGCTAGACGACAACGCGCGCCAGAGCTACCAGTCACTGGGCAGGCAGGTCTTGCTCTCTGCCCCTGCGGTCCGGGATCGTCTCAAGCGCTTGAAGAGCAAAAGAGTCCTCCAAGGATTCAACTTGATGATAAATCCAAGCGTGTTTGACCGTATCGGCCTTGTCTTGTTCTTTAATGGAGACTTTCAGCGAAAGACGGCGCTTGCGGCACTTGCTGCGCCGGACACATCCTGGGTGCGCTTGAAACTGGACGGGCAAATGATCGTGGGGCTATGGACCAAAGATGAAGACAAGAGTGCTGACCATCTCGCAAACATCCTGGGTACAAAACCATCTGGACGAATTTTTACGCCGCGCAAGAAGTGTGCGCCGGTTTCCATCACAGACCTGTCAATAATGGATGCCCTCGTAGACGACCCCAAAATGCCATTTGGTGAACTCTTGAAAACTACTGGGCTAAGTCCAAAGACTGTACGCAAGCACCTTAACCTGCTCTTGGAGACAAAAACGATTTCCATTGTGCCTCTTCTCGGGGCGCTGGCAGATTCGGGCGAGCTGATATATCCGCTGGTAATTACCGGGACGGTCGGCATGAGCGAGGTGCAAAGAATAATGGGCGAGACGGCGCTATTGCGCGATATTCAGGAGCCACCAATGAAGTACGTGCTTTGCAGGTCAAATTCCTTGGCCGACGTTACAGCCAAGGTACGGGCGCTGGAGAAGGTGAGTGGAGTCAAGTCCGTTGAAATATCCTTGAATCGTGAGGTGATGGTTTCTACAGACCTTCGGCACTCTCTAATCAGGGAGAAAATCAAAGAGCTGGAAATGGTCCGGGTGGAAACTAGCTAG
- the purL gene encoding phosphoribosylformylglycinamidine synthase subunit PurL gives MREREGMGVLTEQELAYLEGKLKRKANEVEQDIVGAEWSEHCSYKSSKKFLRLLPTRGKRVLVGPGYDAGVLDVGDGYVLTVHIESHNHPSAVEPFGGAATGVGGVIRDIMSMGTRPIAVLDALRFAPIDCSNGKKSATTAKSKWLFKNVVKGIADYGNCIGIPTVGGEIEFDQSFEDYCLVDVASIGHGKKEDVISNRAEVGDYIVLAGGSTGRDGIHGASFASRALEAENRSAVQIPDPFLEKLLLEATMEAVQQGCVKAIKDLGGGGLSCCLSETSDNLGRGFKVELSKVNAREVGMTPAELMISESQERMLYVTDAQKLPKLQSILDKYEIRYSVLGKAEGHQDLVITYNDSVVANMPSSLVAHAPPADRAASRPAYLDRLKKVRTPKMPANLGKTLLALLSNPTIASKRWVYQQYDHEVGVRTVAKPGAADAAVMRLDNGKFAAVKLDGNSKHCYLDPYQGTLGCLSEGCRNVICTGAEPAGVVDHLQFGSPEDPEIFWTFSQAVSAIVDYCNFMEIPVVGGKVSFYNETAKGPIKPSPVMGTLGLIDDEKWITKSALGTGQSIFVVGQTRPEMGGSEYYEYVHGITGGQLPTVDLATDRTNGSAVLKLIRSGLASCAHDCSKGGIAVALAEMAVAGNTGFRVQLDSVPSTCTRLDDLLFSESHSRYLVGTTKPEQVARLLQSEGVKFAQIGKSVRGKAEFVQGKRAKISLPLSKLQGAFDSLGKIMG, from the coding sequence TTGCGTGAGAGAGAAGGCATGGGCGTCCTGACAGAACAAGAACTGGCCTATCTTGAGGGCAAGCTAAAGAGAAAGGCAAACGAAGTCGAGCAGGACATTGTCGGAGCCGAGTGGTCGGAGCATTGCTCGTACAAGTCGTCCAAGAAATTCCTCCGCCTTCTCCCGACTAGGGGCAAGCGCGTCCTTGTCGGCCCCGGCTATGACGCCGGCGTGCTTGACGTCGGCGATGGCTATGTTCTCACGGTGCACATTGAAAGCCACAACCACCCGTCGGCAGTAGAGCCCTTTGGAGGCGCCGCAACAGGAGTCGGAGGGGTTATCCGCGACATCATGTCGATGGGCACGCGCCCGATAGCGGTGCTCGACGCTCTGCGCTTTGCGCCAATCGACTGCAGCAATGGCAAAAAGTCGGCAACAACGGCAAAATCAAAGTGGCTTTTCAAAAACGTGGTCAAGGGCATTGCAGACTATGGCAACTGCATCGGCATCCCGACGGTCGGAGGCGAAATAGAGTTTGACCAGTCGTTTGAGGATTACTGTCTTGTCGACGTCGCGTCGATAGGCCACGGCAAAAAAGAAGACGTCATTTCAAACCGCGCCGAAGTCGGCGATTACATCGTCCTTGCAGGGGGCTCCACCGGCAGGGACGGGATACACGGCGCGTCGTTTGCGTCACGCGCCTTGGAGGCTGAGAACCGCTCGGCGGTGCAGATACCAGACCCGTTCCTTGAAAAACTGCTGCTGGAGGCGACGATGGAGGCGGTGCAGCAGGGGTGCGTCAAGGCGATAAAGGACCTTGGCGGAGGCGGGCTTTCGTGCTGCCTGTCGGAAACATCTGACAACCTTGGCCGGGGCTTTAAGGTCGAGCTGTCAAAGGTCAACGCAAGGGAAGTCGGAATGACGCCGGCAGAACTGATGATATCCGAGTCGCAGGAGCGTATGCTATACGTCACCGACGCGCAAAAACTGCCAAAATTGCAGTCAATACTTGACAAGTACGAGATCCGGTATTCTGTACTTGGCAAGGCAGAGGGGCACCAGGACCTTGTAATCACGTACAACGATTCCGTGGTCGCAAACATGCCCTCAAGCCTTGTCGCGCACGCGCCGCCTGCAGACAGGGCGGCAAGCAGACCGGCGTACCTGGACCGGCTGAAAAAGGTGCGGACCCCAAAAATGCCTGCAAACTTGGGTAAGACGCTGCTTGCGCTCCTCTCAAACCCGACAATAGCAAGCAAGAGGTGGGTCTACCAGCAATACGATCATGAGGTGGGCGTGCGCACCGTAGCCAAGCCGGGCGCGGCCGACGCGGCCGTCATGCGCCTTGACAACGGAAAGTTTGCCGCAGTAAAGCTGGACGGCAACTCAAAGCACTGCTACCTTGACCCGTACCAGGGGACGCTTGGCTGCCTGTCAGAAGGGTGCCGAAACGTCATCTGCACCGGCGCCGAGCCTGCAGGCGTGGTCGACCATTTGCAGTTTGGAAGCCCGGAAGACCCAGAGATATTCTGGACATTTTCGCAGGCGGTAAGCGCCATCGTCGACTATTGCAACTTTATGGAGATTCCGGTGGTCGGAGGCAAGGTCAGCTTTTACAACGAGACTGCCAAGGGCCCGATCAAGCCGTCGCCTGTCATGGGCACGCTTGGCCTCATCGACGATGAAAAATGGATAACCAAGTCTGCGCTTGGCACAGGCCAGTCGATATTTGTGGTTGGCCAGACGCGCCCGGAGATGGGTGGCTCGGAATACTATGAATACGTGCACGGGATAACAGGAGGCCAGCTTCCGACAGTCGACCTTGCGACCGACAGGACAAACGGCTCTGCCGTGCTAAAGCTGATAAGAAGCGGCCTTGCGTCGTGCGCCCACGACTGCAGCAAGGGAGGCATTGCGGTGGCACTTGCCGAGATGGCAGTTGCAGGAAACACTGGATTTCGTGTGCAGCTGGATTCTGTCCCAAGCACCTGCACAAGGCTTGACGACCTGCTGTTCTCAGAGTCGCACTCGCGCTACCTTGTCGGGACGACCAAGCCGGAGCAAGTTGCCAGGCTGCTGCAGTCAGAGGGGGTCAAGTTTGCCCAGATTGGCAAGTCTGTACGCGGCAAGGCAGAGTTTGTGCAGGGCAAGAGGGCCAAGATATCGTTACCATTATCAAAACTGCAAGGCGCCTTTGACTCGCTTGGAAAGATAATGGGATGA
- a CDS encoding nuclear transport factor 2 family protein produces the protein MQKNEQPAKSSKEVVISFLESLNNGDLKSARSCVSDDFTFKLPQGSFDSAEAYFKAAEQAQQAHQEPYRFDVKKVFTDGSDVCVFNDVIAGDVTLFACGWYRVEGGKIRSLKLVYDPRPLLQRKQ, from the coding sequence ATGCAAAAGAACGAACAACCCGCAAAAAGCTCAAAGGAAGTAGTGATATCTTTTCTTGAATCCCTGAACAACGGGGATCTCAAATCTGCCCGGAGTTGCGTGAGCGATGACTTTACGTTCAAACTTCCTCAAGGGTCCTTTGACAGCGCAGAAGCATACTTTAAGGCTGCAGAACAGGCGCAACAGGCGCACCAAGAACCGTATAGATTCGACGTCAAGAAGGTTTTCACGGATGGAAGCGATGTCTGCGTCTTTAACGATGTCATTGCGGGGGATGTAACCCTGTTTGCTTGTGGATGGTATCGTGTAGAGGGTGGGAAAATACGATCTCTCAAGTTGGTCTATGACCCGCGGCCTCTCCTTCAGAGAAAACAATAG
- a CDS encoding ABC transporter ATP-binding protein, translating to MLAIEAECVTKMYKGSSRPALSEVSLKVESGRVFTLLGRNGAGKTTFVRMCATQLMPTSGSIKVLGYDVVKQAKEVRNLISIVPQEGRPLRALTPWDHVYNWLQIRGEGKASARDKTEEFLRKLELWDARDRPAMNLSGGMKQKILVAMAMAVDTQLLFLDEPTIGLDPVSRRQVWSAIKDWKAKGRSILLTTHYMDEAEMLSDYIVIVDNGSIIAQGTIQELRRVIPHNTRVDIAKDGLDSNALKSYGSVVDTGAGMLRVFAFESAVRELSELAIRRNLPFTVSPVTLDDVFVFLVGKEAEEEG from the coding sequence GTGCTTGCAATAGAGGCCGAGTGCGTAACAAAGATGTACAAGGGTTCCAGCCGCCCGGCGCTCTCTGAGGTGTCGCTGAAGGTAGAGTCGGGCAGGGTCTTTACGCTCCTTGGACGGAACGGCGCAGGCAAGACCACGTTTGTCAGGATGTGCGCGACGCAGCTCATGCCCACCTCCGGCTCGATAAAGGTGCTCGGCTACGACGTGGTAAAGCAGGCAAAGGAGGTGCGAAACCTCATATCCATCGTCCCGCAGGAGGGCAGGCCATTGCGGGCACTGACGCCGTGGGACCACGTCTACAACTGGCTCCAGATAAGGGGCGAGGGCAAGGCGTCTGCAAGGGACAAGACGGAGGAGTTTTTGCGCAAGCTGGAGCTGTGGGACGCCCGGGACAGGCCGGCCATGAACCTGTCCGGCGGCATGAAGCAAAAGATACTGGTGGCAATGGCAATGGCCGTTGACACGCAGCTCTTGTTCCTTGACGAGCCGACCATTGGCCTTGACCCCGTCTCAAGGAGGCAGGTCTGGTCCGCCATAAAGGACTGGAAGGCAAAGGGCCGGTCGATACTTCTTACGACGCACTACATGGACGAGGCAGAGATGCTTTCCGACTATATCGTAATCGTGGACAACGGGTCGATAATCGCGCAAGGGACTATACAGGAGCTTCGCAGGGTCATACCGCACAACACGAGAGTGGACATTGCCAAGGACGGGCTTGACAGCAACGCGCTGAAATCGTACGGGTCGGTGGTGGACACGGGAGCCGGCATGCTGCGTGTGTTTGCGTTCGAGTCTGCCGTGCGGGAGCTGTCAGAGCTTGCGATACGGCGGAACCTGCCGTTTACGGTATCGCCAGTCACGCTTGACGACGTCTTTGTGTTTCTTGTCGGCAAGGAGGCAGAAGAAGAAGGATGA
- a CDS encoding nitroreductase family protein: protein MDIFDGIATKLDVRQYSPQNVSSEIKQSVLEAARLTGTGLNTQHWRFILVEGKDRLATLAEDSTSGGWVAGANFAVIVLTNPDYKFHMIDAGRVLQNMQLAAWNHGVASGIFTGVKEEKLRKDFAIPKELNITLIAGFGYPAKKLAGKKSRVPLNELVYYGKYGNAAA from the coding sequence ATGGACATTTTTGACGGCATTGCAACAAAACTTGACGTACGGCAATACAGCCCGCAAAACGTTTCTTCGGAAATAAAGCAGAGCGTCCTTGAAGCCGCGCGGCTGACAGGGACCGGCCTTAACACCCAGCACTGGCGGTTTATCCTAGTTGAAGGCAAGGACCGCCTTGCAACTCTTGCAGAGGACAGCACAAGCGGGGGATGGGTGGCAGGTGCCAATTTCGCAGTCATTGTCCTGACAAACCCTGACTACAAGTTCCACATGATAGACGCTGGAAGAGTATTGCAGAACATGCAGCTTGCGGCATGGAACCACGGCGTAGCGTCAGGGATTTTCACGGGGGTAAAAGAGGAAAAACTGCGCAAGGATTTTGCAATCCCAAAAGAGCTGAACATCACGCTCATTGCAGGATTTGGGTACCCTGCAAAGAAACTGGCAGGCAAGAAAAGCCGCGTGCCTCTGAACGAGCTTGTGTATTATGGAAAATACGGCAATGCCGCTGCCTGA
- a CDS encoding cyclic nucleotide-binding/CBS domain-containing protein: MVAGVVRDIMTKEIVTIDADRSALEAAKLMTEKGISSVFIVNRDGNPIGIVSERDFIKKICAKELVISQVKVGDIMSKILTTAGPETAIEVAVQRMVNHKIRRLPIMEGNKVVGIITVTDLAKHLRTTLLLEGALRDTESIDDVIATMGHDEKH; this comes from the coding sequence GTGGTAGCCGGCGTAGTCCGCGACATCATGACAAAAGAGATAGTCACAATCGACGCCGACAGGAGCGCCCTTGAAGCGGCAAAACTGATGACCGAAAAGGGCATAAGCTCGGTTTTCATCGTCAACAGGGACGGAAACCCGATTGGAATCGTGAGCGAGCGTGACTTTATCAAGAAGATCTGCGCCAAAGAGCTTGTCATATCGCAGGTCAAAGTCGGCGACATCATGTCAAAAATCCTGACCACCGCAGGGCCGGAGACGGCCATCGAAGTCGCCGTCCAGCGCATGGTAAACCACAAAATTCGTAGACTGCCCATAATGGAGGGAAACAAAGTAGTCGGCATCATCACGGTCACGGACCTAGCCAAGCACCTGCGCACGACGCTATTGCTTGAAGGCGCGCTGCGCGACACTGAAAGCATCGACGACGTCATTGCGACTATGGGCCACGACGAAAAGCACTAG